One stretch of Prionailurus viverrinus isolate Anna chromosome C1, UM_Priviv_1.0, whole genome shotgun sequence DNA includes these proteins:
- the ARTN gene encoding artemin: protein MEPRCGGPSVLPHWPQLGRQSALWPTLAALALLSSVAEASLGPGPRSPAPRLGPAPAPAAPTGHLPGGRQPRTCGGRARRPPPQPPRPAPQPPAPSPAPPRGGRAARAGRASWGSRARTAGARGCRLRSQLVPVRALGLGHSSDELVRFRFCSGSCRRARSPHDLSLASLLGAGALRPPPGSRPVSQPCCRPTRYEAVSFMDVNSTWRTVDRLSATACGCLG from the exons ATGGAGCCCAGATGTGGAGGCCCTTCTGTGCTGCCCCACTGGCCCCAGCTTGGGCGGCAG TCTGCCCTGTGGCCAACCCTGGCCGCTCTGGCCCTGCTGAGCAGCGTCGCCGAGGCCTCCCTGGGCCCCGGGCCCCGCAGCCCCGCCCCGCgcctcggccccgccccggccccggcggcCCCCACCGGCCACCTGCCGG GGGGCCGCCAGCCTCGCACGTGCGGCGGAAGAGCTCGGCGGCCGCCGCCCCAGCCTCCCCGGCCCGCGCCCCAGCCACCTGCGCCCTCGCCCGCGCCTCCCCGCGGGGGCCGCGCGGCGCGGGCCGGCCGTGCGAGCTGGGGGAGTCGCGCGCGGACCGCGGGGGCGCGGGGCTGCCGCCTGCGGTCGCAGCTGGTGCCGGTGCGCGCGCTCGGCCTGGGCCACAGCTCCGACGAGCTGGTGCGTTTCCGCTTCTGCAGCGGCTCCTGCCGCCGCGCGCGCTCCCCGCACGACCTCAGCCTGGCCAGCCTGTTGGGCGCCGGGGCCCTCCGGCCGCCCCCGGGCTCGCGCCCCGTCAGCCAGCCGTGCTGCCGACCCACACGCTACGAGGCCGTCTCCTTCATGGACGTCAACAGCACCTGGAGGACCGTGGACCGCCTTTCCGCCACTGCCTGCGGCTGCCTGGGCTGA